The following is a genomic window from Acipenser ruthenus chromosome 19, fAciRut3.2 maternal haplotype, whole genome shotgun sequence.
tgagtAGGGTACCAGTCAAACGGAACGAAGACGAATCACTAAAAACTACCATTCTGTTTGTTTGCAGCACCTGAAGGACAAGTTCTGGAACTTCGTCTTCTACAAGTTTATATTTATCTTCGGGGTCCTGAATGTCCAGACTGTGGAGGAGGTTGTGATGTGGTGCCTCTGGTTTGCAGTGTTGGTTTTCTTGCACCTCATGGTCCAGCTATGCAAAGATCGCTTCGAATATGTAAGTAACAGTactgtagaaagaaaaaaaatctgattgaATGCTTAGCCCTAACATTCTTAAGTCACATTGTAAGTCTGGTTTTGCAAGGCTGGAGACTGGACGTTGCtacatataaaatgtaaaatcaagTTGGGTTGTAGTTAGCTGTTTATAAATGATGTTTATTAGGAAtaagtgcatgttttttttaccatgtcagttgtttcttattagttttgtaacattggcAGTTAAATTTTCAAGTCACAGAAATGATCCTTCGATGCTTTAACCCAAACATCACAATCTTTCATTTTTCATATCTAGTTGTCTTTCTCACCCACCACCCCGATGAGTAGTCATGTCCGAGTCCTGTCCCTGCTGGTGTCCATGCTGCTTTCCTGCTGTGGGCTGGCTGTAGTGTGTGGGGTGGTTGGCTATATCCAGGGAATGCACACTGTTGCCTTCATGGCTGCAGAGGTAAgcacattttcttgtttttcttttagataTGTGGTACTGTAGATAAAGACCTGAAAACACCTGCTTCTATTGATGTTTGGTTTCTAATAAAAATGAGTTGGTGCATTACTTCAGGCACAGAGTTTCTGAATCCAGGCAAGGACTGTAGAGAGATAAATTATATTATCTAGTAAAACCATCTGTAATTAATAACTGGAactgatttctttctttctttctttctttttgtatactGTAGTGCCTGCTAGTCACAGTCCGAACAGGTCATGTCATCATGCGGTAAGTACTGCATGAACTTTCAGAAATAGCTTGTCTGGAAGTCATTTTCTCCCATTGTATTTGTAACCttcatatatttttcaaaatccaATTACGGAAGGCAGTATCTGTCTTTAACACTCAACACTTGGAAAACACGCTGAACCAGTCAATACGTACAGTTGTCTCTCTACAGTATAAAACTGTGATCAGCAAGGAGGTAAAGGTGTTTTGTAGGGATTTATAACATACCTGAACCCAAGTCATTTTACATGAAGGAAACCACACTTTTGTATGTCTCGTCTTCATTGTGGATCCTGATTCTTGCTGTTTCTCACTTCAGCTACACTATCCACCTGTGGGACCTCAATCACGAAGGCACCTGGGAGAGCAAGGGTACCTATGTGTACTACACAGACTTCTTCATGGAGCTGACCTTGCTCTCCTTGGACTTGACGCATCACATTCACATGTTGGTAAGCATAAGGCTGTGTTCAAGAGAATTCACAATCAATATATATTGATTTATTCATGGTGTTCTGTAACTGTGTTAGGATGCGTGTCGTCTCGTTAATGAAGTCATCCCAGAGGACCTAAACAGAGCATGCTGAACATGTAATTGATCCATTGTTAAAATAGCAGGTTTGTTGCGTGATGTAGAATCATGCAGCTATTGGATTTCATTCAAAGCTTGTAGTCTTGTGTTTTCTTCAGTTTGTCCTTGCATTTATTTTACTGGTTCCTGTATCAAACCCTATAGTATAGGGTGTTTGTTACAGTCTTTaatcctttttatttgttttttgtctcCTCTTTGTCCAGCTCTTTGGTAATATCTGGCTGTCCATGGCCAGTCTGGTTATTTTCATGCAGCTTCGGTACCTCTTCCATGAAGTTCAGCGCAGGATTCGCCGTCACAAAAATTACCTTCGAGTGGTTGGAAACATGGAGGCGAGGTgtgtacagaaaaataaaatcttggGAGGTTTTGAAGGAATAGCAACATGTGCTGCTGAACTATATTGGGGTGAAGGTGGTTTAACTAATCTGTGTTTTATATCTGCTGTCAGGTTTGCCGTAGCCACTTCTGAAGAACTGGCTGCCAACAATGATGACTGTGCAATCTGCTGGGATTCAATGCAAGCCGCTCGCAAACTGCCATGTGGGCATCTTTTCCACAAGTAAGTAACATATACGTGTgctgaaaaatgtgatgaatcaaagtttaaaaaattCACATAAAAACAAGTGGATTCCCATGGCTGGCTCTGACTTTTCTTTCGATCCCATAGCTCCTGCTTGCGTTCCTGGCTGGAACAGGATACCTCCTGCCCTACGTGTCGCATGTCCCTGAATATCAACGAGAACAGCAGAGCCAGGGAAGACAGGCAGAGGGAGAACTTGGGAGAAAACATTGGGCCAGTGCCGGGAGTTGAGGCCAGGCCTCACATCAACCACCACAACCACTTCTTTCATTTCGATGGTGGGTTTTATAAAAGGAGGCTCTAAAGCAAGTCATTCTCAACTCCATTCCACAGTCCAGTCTTTTGTTCTAAATCTGCATTGTTTTTCAGTGCACATAAAAAGATCATCCAAAGACAACATCTGAGATCTGAACTAGTCTGTTTTTACAGTAATTGTTCTCTATATCCTTCACACCTTGTCCATAAAAAGGAAACTGGTTAAGACAAAAAACAGGTCTGCCTAGGGCCCTGCAAGACTTGATTTGACAACTGCTGGTGTCATATCTAGTGGTTTGCCTAGAAGCATTGTTTGGCTGAATGTCTTGTACCTTGTAGGCTCCCGGATTGCAAGCTGGCTGCCCAGTTTCTCAGTGGAAGTGATGCACACAACTAACATCCTTGGTATTACACAGGCTAACAACTCCCAACTCAATGCTATGGTGAGTATGAATGTTGGAAAACGGTGATGTTGTAAAATGCATATAGTTTTATGTTGTTGTTCTGAGCTCAACAGAGTCGCATTGTATTCTGTATTGCAGGCACACCAAATCCAGGAAATGTTTCCCCAAATCCCTTACCACCTAGTGCTCCAGGACCTGCAGTTAACACGTTCAGTAGAAATTACCACTGACAACATTCTGGAGGGGAGAATCCAGGTGCCATTCCCCACACAAGCAAGTATTATACCTGAAAGGAGGCTTGCATTGAAGTTAGAGGCATTGTTAAAGTTAACTACCTTTTTGCAAACTTTTTATGACCGCAAAAGCGGAATGCAAGCTGGCATTTCGTTACTTGTGTATATCCGTATCTTTTCTTGCTGATGTGTCATTCTTGTTTTAAACTCTGCTGGATATGTTTCAGTcatgtttattacactgtgtccTGATTTTATATAGGTAACAGTGTTGAATTGTTTTTGCAGCCAAGTGAGCAATTACCCCTGGAGCTCAGTCCAGGCACCAATGAGGCTGCTGGAGCCAGTGGAAGCTCTGAGAATGTACCCAATGAGACAGAGGACTTTGAAGCCAGGGGGAGTCGCTTCTCCAAGTCTgctgaggagagacagagaatgCTTCTGCAGAGGAAGGAGGAGCTTTTACAGCATGCTCGCAGGTATGGTGCAGTCACATTAGGAGGTgcctgtctgactgtctgtctgtctgtctgtctgtctctgtatggATATATGAAAGGATGTAACTCTTTCTAGAGAACTGCATATTCAATTGTGACAAAACTTGCTTAGAGTTATTTAGAGTGTCAGAATCTGAGGATATAAGAagatgcctgtctgtctgtttacataCAAATGTGGTAAGGTGTGCATCTTGCCAACAtgtttgtgtgtaaataaatatatcctACTTAGACTGTACAAACCTGGGTTTCTCTGGATTCAGTCTGAAATCTTTGTTTCTAAATGTTGTTTTCTGTTCATGGGTACTGTAGGCGATATCTTAGTAAAAGCCCTGatcaggaggaagaggaggatgaagACGAGGATGAAGAAAGTATCCTCTTCTCAGAGCGGAGTTCCTCTAGTACAGACTCTCTCACAGTGCGCCGCAGGATGCTGGCGGCTGCTGCAGAAAAGAGAATGGAGAGGCAGCAGGACCCTCTGCTATAAGGACTTCTGGAGGGAGATACAATGATGCTTGATCTTTATACCAGCAGCGGCAAATTCTTCTTGAGTAAACTGACTGGAGCAGTGTCACAGTTACAaaggaaaaaactaaaacaacaacaaaaaaggcaaaat
Proteins encoded in this region:
- the LOC117424704 gene encoding E3 ubiquitin-protein ligase AMFR-like isoform X1, whose product is MPLLFLERFPWPSLQTYTGLSAVLLAGSVLSAYHTVTEPVHEDLGAELDNSKILHNATTGQDHEIHDIDSGVATDIFWYLVSDSFFVWVLVNTACCFLMLIARIIQYMVFGPLRVSERQHLKDKFWNFVFYKFIFIFGVLNVQTVEEVVMWCLWFAVLVFLHLMVQLCKDRFEYLSFSPTTPMSSHVRVLSLLVSMLLSCCGLAVVCGVVGYIQGMHTVAFMAAECLLVTVRTGHVIMRYTIHLWDLNHEGTWESKGTYVYYTDFFMELTLLSLDLTHHIHMLLFGNIWLSMASLVIFMQLRYLFHEVQRRIRRHKNYLRVVGNMEARFAVATSEELAANNDDCAICWDSMQAARKLPCGHLFHNSCLRSWLEQDTSCPTCRMSLNINENSRAREDRQRENLGENIGPVPGVEARPHINHHNHFFHFDGSRIASWLPSFSVEVMHTTNILGITQANNSQLNAMAHQIQEMFPQIPYHLVLQDLQLTRSVEITTDNILEGRIQVPFPTQPSEQLPLELSPGTNEAAGASGSSENVPNETEDFEARGSRFSKSAEERQRMLLQRKEELLQHARRRYLSKSPDQEEEEDEDEDEESILFSERSSSSTDSLTVRRRMLAAAAEKRMERQQDPLL
- the LOC117424704 gene encoding E3 ubiquitin-protein ligase AMFR-like isoform X2 — encoded protein: MPLLFLERFPWPSLQTYTGLSAVLLAGSVLSAYHTVTEPVHEDLGAELDNSKILHNATTGQDHEIHDIDSGVATDIFWYLVSDSFFVWVLVNTACCFLMLIARIIQYMVFGPLRVSERQHLKDKFWNFVFYKFIFIFGVLNVQTVEEVVMWCLWFAVLVFLHLMVQLCKDRFEYLSFSPTTPMSSHVRVLSLLVSMLLSCCGLAVVCGVVGYIQGMHTVAFMAAECLLVTVRTGHVIMRYTIHLWDLNHEGTWESKGTYVYYTDFFMELTLLSLDLTHHIHMLLFGNIWLSMASLVIFMQLRYLFHEVQRRIRRHKNYLRVVGNMEARFAVATSEELAANNDDCAICWDSMQAARKLPCGHLFHNSCLRSWLEQDTSCPTCRMSLNINENSRAREDRQRENLGENIGPVPGVEARPHINHHNHFFHFDGSRIASWLPSFSVEVMHTTNILGITQANNSQLNAMAHQIQEMFPQIPYHLVLQDLQLTRSVEITTDNILEGRIQPSEQLPLELSPGTNEAAGASGSSENVPNETEDFEARGSRFSKSAEERQRMLLQRKEELLQHARRRYLSKSPDQEEEEDEDEDEESILFSERSSSSTDSLTVRRRMLAAAAEKRMERQQDPLL